One window of Candidatus Diapherotrites archaeon genomic DNA carries:
- a CDS encoding RHS repeat-associated core domain-containing protein encodes MATARRLTYTWGQGLPGGIGGLLDLSQGGSHYSYLYDGKGNVTALLDDNANVAATYAYGPFGEPRVPSNYLQQPMQFSTKPYDEKTGLSYYGYRFYVPALGRWLTRDPLGEAGGINLYGFTGNNPINSIDPWGLTFDGPGWDIPEPRRFPGFNDPYLCRYPPGPGSNPEPPSPHRLPCPKPDRKKCNPYPYLACLCFCEVMCHTATAGHPFGWLPCAISCHIACEPLRRGCD; translated from the coding sequence ATGGCGACGGCAAGAAGGCTGACATACACCTGGGGGCAGGGCCTGCCCGGGGGCATCGGCGGGCTGCTGGACCTGAGCCAGGGCGGATCGCATTATTCTTATCTTTATGACGGCAAGGGCAACGTCACCGCGCTCCTGGACGACAACGCCAACGTGGCCGCCACTTACGCCTACGGCCCCTTCGGCGAACCCCGGGTCCCCAGCAACTACCTGCAGCAGCCCATGCAATTTTCCACCAAACCTTATGATGAAAAGACGGGATTGTCTTATTACGGGTATCGATTCTATGTACCTGCATTGGGAAGATGGCTGACCCGGGACCCGCTGGGGGAAGCTGGGGGAATTAATCTTTACGGGTTCACGGGGAACAACCCGATAAACTCAATTGATCCCTGGGGACTAACATTTGATGGTCCAGGTTGGGATATTCCAGAACCAAGAAGATTTCCCGGTTTTAATGACCCCTACTTATGTAGATACCCCCCAGGACCAGGATCAAATCCAGAGCCACCTTCACCGCACAGACTTCCTTGTCCAAAACCAGATCGTAAAAAATGTAATCCTTATCCATATCTTGCATGTCTTTGCTTTTGTGAAGTCATGTGCCATACTGCAACTGCCGGACATCCATTTGGCTGGTTACCATGCGCAATATCATGCCACATCGCCTGCGAACCCTTAAGAAGAGGATGTGATTAA